One Spinacia oleracea cultivar Varoflay chromosome 4, BTI_SOV_V1, whole genome shotgun sequence DNA segment encodes these proteins:
- the LOC110792896 gene encoding pathogenesis-related protein 1B-like produces the protein MKSLFLHLLCTILATILLTSNAQTNNQKQVFLDLHNAARAQVGVPPLTWNNALEAFAIFFTDKVKQTCNFIEKSKGIYGENTAIGNAAFTAADAVNQWVAEKKNYDHRSNTCAKGKECKHYKQVVWRDTSQIGCASIVCKDSSFIVCEYYHVGNIPGVSPY, from the coding sequence ATGAAGTCATTATTTCTTCATCTATTATGCACCATTTTAGCCACCATTCTTCTCACATCTAATGCTCAAACAAACAACCAAAAACAAGTATTCCTCGACTTACATAACGCGGCACGTGCGCAAGTTGGGGTGCCTCCCCTTACATGGAACAACGCCCTAGAAGCATTCGCAATATTCTTCACCGACAAAGTCAAGCAAACATGTAATTTTATAGAGAAGTCAAAGGGCATTTACGGCGAGAACACGGCCATCGGAAACGCCGCTTTTACGGCGGCTGACGCCGTCAACCAGTGGGTGGCGGAGAAGAAGAATTATGATCATCGTTCGAATACTTGCGCAAAGGGTAAAGAATGTAAGCATTataaacaggtggtttggaggGATACTTCACAAATTGGGTGTGCTAGTATTGTTTGTAAGGATAGTTCTTTTATTGTTTGTGAATATTATCATGTTGGTAATATTCCTGGTGTATCGCCTTATTAA
- the LOC110792892 gene encoding pathogenesis-related protein 1A-like, whose product MKLLLFLHLFCAILATTLVTLSHAQIKNTLQQFLDVHNKARAQVGVPPLKWNQTLAEYAQIVANRVGKTCDFTAKSPSGGPYGENTASGYWAFTTYDAVNQWVGEKPNYDNKMNVCRNGKECKHYKQVVWKDSLHLGCAGIFCGTGQKRLPFVVCEYYPPGNVPGKFAY is encoded by the coding sequence ATGaagttattattatttcttCATCTATTTTGTGCCATTTTAGCCACCACTCTTGTCACATTATCCCATGCCCAAATAAAAAACACCCTACAACAATTCCTTGACGTGCACAACAAGGCACGTGCGCAAGTCGGGGTCCCACCCCTTAAATGGAACCAAACCCTAGCTGAATATGCCCAAATTGTAGCCAACAGGGTCGGAAAAACATGTGATTTCACGGCAAAGTCCCCGTCCGGTGGGCCCTACGGCGAGAACACGGCGTCCGGGTATTGGGCTTTTACAACGTATGATGCCGTAAACCAGTGGGTTGGGGAGAAGCCCAACTATGATAACaaaatgaatgtttgtaggAATGGTAAAGAATGTAAGCATTataaacaggtggtttggaagGATAGTTTACATCTTGGATGTGCTGGTATTTTTTGTGGTACTGGTCAGAAACGTTTGCCTTTTGTTGTTTGTGAATATTATCCTCCTGGTAATGTTCCTGGTAAATTTgcttattaa
- the LOC130472256 gene encoding RNA polymerase II C-terminal domain phosphatase-like 5, producing the protein MVRELHHFEQSGVASSSDKDRKMSVLGLKVGGGMAEQMERTLHGLVIGGGGWGRVEMGFSLTLSLSLSNMVSVKVGAEQGLTKLRPNVQTFLKEASKLFDFSIFTLGTLEYATKMVQILDPHKLYFANSQVLTREKCIVPSTKSLNLVLQHERVVLVVDDTKHCWIDNNNNNNNNNNNNNNNNNNNNNNNNNNNNTIKNLIEIGRYEFFDDKSSRNKSCTRRWQDESEKYGELARVLRELKKIHYEFYNVEEFEDYECRDVREAIQKVKMKFKLIGTKEGNKEFMGKHVRDCCDVGELFKLLRTNRRVNGCKSCNLN; encoded by the exons ATGGTCAGGGAGTTACACCACTTTGAGCAGAGTGGTGTCGCTTCTTCTTCCGACAAGGATAGGAAAATGTCTGTGTTGGGGTTGAAGGTTGGTGGCGGTATGGCTGAGCAAATGGAGAGGACATTACATGGATTGGTGATTG GTGGAGGGGGTTGGGGAAGGGTGGAAATGGGTTTCTCTCTCACTCtgtcactctctctctctaacaTGGTTTCTGTTAAGGTCGGAGCGGAGCAA GGACTAACAAAATTAAGGCCAAACGTTCAAACGTTCCTTAAAGAAGCAAGCAAATTGTtcgatttttcgatttttacaCTAGGAACTCTCGAATATGCAACAAAGATGGTGCAAATACTTGATCCTCACAAGTTGTATTTTGCAAATTCACAAGTGCTCACTAGGGAGAAATGCATTGTACCATCTACGAAAAGTCTTAATCTTGTTTTACAACACGAAAGGGTTGTGTTAGTGGTCGATGATACAAAACATTGTTGGAtagacaataataataataataataataataataataataataataataataataataataataataataataataataataataataatactattAAGAATTTGATCGAAATAGGTCGATACGAATTCTTTGATGATAAATCATCAAGGAATAAGTCTTGTACGCGAAGGTGGCAGGATGAAAGTGAAAAGTATGGTGAATTGGCTCGAGTTTTGAGAGAATTGAAGAAGATTCATTATGAATTCTACAACGTTGAGGAATTTGAAGATTATGAGTGTCGAGATGTAAGAGAAGCGATTCAAAAAGTGAAGATGAAGTTTAAATTGATTGGGACTAAGGAAGGAAATAAAGAATTCATGGGAAAACATGTTAGGGATTGTTGTGATGTAGGGGAACTTTTTAAATTGTTGCGGACGAATCGTCGTGTAAACGGGTGTAAGTCGTGTAATTTAAACTAG